Genomic window (Phragmites australis chromosome 5, lpPhrAust1.1, whole genome shotgun sequence):
CATGTGACCCCATAACCAGTGTCCAGATCCCCTGTTATGCTTCACCACCATCCCTCGAGTCAAAGTGGATATGTACTTCGAGCTCTATGTCACAAAATGTGCCCATTAGACGTCATTTCCAACTTGTCGTTCTTTGCCAGATACTGGCGCACCAAGATAGATACATGGTTGTCGCCATATCCTCGGAGGATTTGACGGTGTTAATGGTTGCTGGAGACGATCGCTAGACATTATTGAAGAACCCAACAGACAATAATGAAGACAACAATTATTATCTAAAAGTTTACTTGAACGCTATTGTTCACACAAGAAATGTTGTCGTGAACCAATACGTAGGTCTCTTTTCATAGGAACCAAACACTTGGATCCCTCAATGGTGCAGAGACCTGAGATTCACATCAGCAAAGACTCCTGCACACAAGTTCTATCTGGACATATTGAGTGATAGTAAGCTTGTACTGTTATAAATGTACAACCATAGAAAAATGCAGTGGTCATAGAGCAGCACACGTGTGTAACACGTACACGATTACTAGTATTCACAAACAGTTAAACTTTTCAGAGTACTTACAAAAAGAACAGGCACAAACTTCTAATAAACAATAGATACTGCCGACACATCGTAAGCATGTCATCTACTACATCTTCGTCAgcgtgtcagcagttgccagttGGACCCGATAAACTATGAGGTCAATGGCCACACCAGCAAGTGAAAGGGAACGAATCTTTCACGCTAATACCACAAAATTACTACAAAGGACACATCAAATAGCCGATAATGGTTTCAATTCTCTTATTTCCAGTTAGAATAACAAAAGTAATGCTTGAAACTTAATAATGGATTTACTCAGTTATTCCAAACCAAAAGCAGAAACAGGATATCGAAGATTGTACAAGGATCTGCCGAACAAAATGGTGATCTAAATCTATCgggaaaaaatatttagtcAGGACTAGTCACCTAGTCCAAGCAAAAAGAAGGTTTCGAAAGCACAAGGTTGGTCGTCAACCCAGTTTGGCAATGACTGCATCTGTGACTTCCTGGGTAGTGCTGGTGCCGCCCAAATCTTTGGTTCTGTATTTGCCTTCTGCAATGACACGCTTCACTGCGGTCTCCAGCCGGTCGGCAAATGATGGGAACTGCAAATGCCTCAACATCATGGCCGATGAGAGCAGCAGCGCAACAGGGTTAGCTTTCTTCTGCTCCACAAGCTTCTCGTTTCCAACATTTCCTGCAGAAGCACCTTGCTCGAAGACGGCGTGGTCCTGACCAGCATTACCTGCAATGATGCAGCACACAAAGATTTACGGGCTTTCTAATTTCATATACGGCATGTACTCAATAATGAAACATGCACAAGCTTGGTGTTCAAAAACCATGGAAAAGGTTAACTACTGTATCAAAAATAAACACATCAGAGGATGTAATACACTAGCAAGAAACCATCAAATTATGGACAGATGCCAATGTAACTTTATGCACAACAATGTTGGCTATTTGCATAGGTAATGTTTGTAACTAAGAGTTGAAATTATACCTCCAGGCATGACACCAGCGCCTCCAGCAATACCTGCAGCTACGTTAGACACCAGATTGCCATAAAGATTTGGGGTGACCTATGAAAGGAACCAAACAAAACTAAGTTAAAATTCCAGATAATCtaagaaaattcatttgaagaCTTTGGGTTAATCAGGAAAAAGGTTCTTTACATCAGGAGAAAACAAAGGAAAACATGAGCTTGGAAACAATACAACCAACATGCTTTGATATCACATCTGCAGAAATTCAGTTAACCACTTTGGTACTCCAATAGTCAACACAAGATCAATATACGACTGTGGGTATACGTCAAGCAGCAGATCCAACATTAGCAAGACAGAAAGCATTGTACTTTGCCTTTGTGACATGAGAAAACCACATCAACTAGCAGCTAGGTGAGAAATAGAGTGGCATTTAAGTGATAAGTGTATACATACCATAACATCAAATTGTTCAGGCTTCGAAACAAGCTGCATACAACAGTTGTCCACAATGATTTCACTATATTGAATTCCAGGGTACTTCTTTGCAACCTCACGGCAAGACTCCAAGAACAAACCATCAGCAAGCTTCATGATGTTTGCTTTATGTACTGCTGTCACTTTCTTTCGATTGTTAAGGTAAGCATACTCAAAAGCATACTTGGCAATCCTTTCTGAGCAGAACTTTGTTATCACCTAGCAAATCCATTAAGAGTAATATGGAGAAAGGATCCTTTAGATGGCAGAACAAGAAAGGGCATCTTGAGCAAACCCACAGATTACCATAAGAAAATGTGTAGTGAAGGACTTCAAATATGACAACAAATACATTTCCATTGACAAGGCACTCATGTAGGAAGAAGCATTGACAAGACTAGGATTTCTAGATAGTTAAGGTGGTACATATTGCGCACCAATCACCCTAAGAAAGTGTCCTGCTACCAAGTCAAATGGTAACACGTGCCATGGTCTCAATACGAGTGATAGAAGAATCTAACCAATGAAACGAAATAGCTGGAACTTTAACACACTCTTTGTGATGTCCCAGATAAATGTTGcagaacaaataaaaaatcaagttaACCAAATCAAAATGGGTTGTACAACAATGCTATTTTGGTGAATGTTTACATTCACTTCTTCACATAGGTTTTTCAATTAGTAAACATGtagaataataaaaaataacaaggcAATGCAAATTCATTACTCAACATGATGAACTAATATACTTTATGAAGGAAAAGTTTCACTTTAACCACGAGTTGATGAGAATGACTTGTAAACTCTAGAATGCACACTCAGTGCTCACTTGTCCAAAAGTCATTGATTACAAATCAGTTGTTATGTTCAATTTTGCTAGTTACTGTTGAGTGTATATTAAAAGAGAACAACAAAGGCTTGCTTTGGTAACAACATGACTACAACATCCTCAATGCTGATACTTTGTTATATACGGTTTAAATTAAAAGAACAGTAATGATGAAGACTGTCAATCCTTGAACAAATATATATCACCTATTCACTGTCACTGTTTCATTACTACCAAGAATGACAGGAACAACATACATCCTTGTGGACCATCGATGAGCCTCTTATGAATTCTACAAGACCCTACAAACTAAGTGAACATCACTCAATTTGGGATACTTTGAAGCACATACTTATGTATGGACTATTCCCCTGATACCAAAATCTAAACCTCATAGCAAGCAGTCCAGCTAGcaatagaagaagaaaaggtAAACTGATCCAATGCATATGGTTTTTCTGATAACTCTATTCTACAGTGTCTGAACCGAATGCACCAGTAATTATGTTTCAGCCATAGTCACCAGTTGACGCGTTCCCGGAACTGGGACAATGTTCCTGGGACGAGGAATGCGCCTATCAACCCAGAAATAGATGGTAAGTGATCTAACATACAGGGCAAAACGATAAGATTACAAATTCAGTTCTCCCATGGGATTCCCTCATCATGCATGGGTTCAGCAGTAAATCTGGAAAATGGATATCTATTCCAGAAATTAGACGGATAGATTCATGCATAGTTTACATTAGCTAGCAGCTTAGCACATACACACATTAACTATTATACACTGCATCAACAAGCTGAATAATTCTCCTAGAGAGAGCGACGCGAAATTCACCATACCTTGAGGCTCTCCACGACGCCGGGTACGACCTCATGCTCGAGCCCCGAGTACTCGCCCTCGGTGTTCTCCCTGATGACGACGATGTCGACGTTGTCGTGCCTGGTGGGCAACCCGGGGAGGTTGAAGCAGTTGACGAGTGAGGCGTAGAGGTCGAGCTCCTTGCGCAACTGCACGTTGAGGGAGGAGACACCCCCGCCGACGGGCGTGGCGAGGCCGCCCTTGAGGCATACCTTGTTGCGGCGGATGGACTCGATGACCTCGGCGGGCACCGTGGGCATGTCACCGTGGACCTCGTAGGTCTCGAAGTAGACCGGCGCGTGCATCGCCTCCATCACCTGCCGCACGGCGCCAGTGACGAGGGGCCCGATGCCGTCGCCCGGGATGAGCGTGACGCCGCGCGGGGCGCCGTCCCCCGGGCGGGGCATGTAGGTGACGGTGCGGCGGGAGACGGCGCCGGCGAGCGGAGTGGACGGGGATGGTGAAGGGGGAAGGGAcggggagaggaggcggcgtAGGAGAGGGGTGGATCGCCGCGCCATGACCGGGGCTAGGGTTTCGGGGCGGATGCGATCGGGAGGGAGGAAGAGGACTCGAGGAGGCTGTGGGGGAAAAGGGCCTGGAGGTTTTTTACCTTTTTCCTGCCCTTGGGCTGTTCCAATCAACAAAGCAAACTATATAATCAAGTACCAGTCATCTCATAAAGCcataaaaattatcaactaTGTCAACCTAAACTAACCTACTATAGGCGAATGTTCTTCGTAGTTTGTCTAATAACTTTTCTATAACTGTCGtctaataatttttcttttcacatCCTTGATCACTTTAGTTGAGAAAAGCTAAGACATGATTTATTAtgtgaaacaaaaaagacaGAATAACTTTATAGTCTTATGATTCCATTCATTCATCTTCTATATCAACACAGTTTTCTCTATATTTCCCCACTTCTTTAGAAAAGCTAGAGACAGATCCAGCAGAGTCTCCGGGTGTGtccaggcaaaaaaaaaaaaaagaattaagaCTTGAACTAGTATTATGTGTAGTCTAAGTATAATATTAGTAATGATAGACTACATGGCTGCTTCCTTCTTGCGACACCCAAATCAGGCCCATATAAGTAGCGGCCTAGGAGCGCTCCCACCGTTTGGCTCAAGTGTCGTTGTTGTTCGTCCTAGGCTCATGGCCTCCCAAGCACGATTGCACGCATACAACGACATGTTATTTATTTCTGCTTCGATCCCTCCACTCCTCGGCTTGACGCAACGATGTGACGTGCGACACTAACAACCCTAGCAATAGGACAAGGGTACAAGGTAGCACGACTGGGCGGCTAGCGGCCAAGAAGCCACTCGCCAGGTATCCCCTCCACCTCCAGCCCTCCCATTCTTGGCCTCTTTTGATTTGGACTTCAGGATATGGGAACTTGCCTATTTGAGTGAA
Coding sequences:
- the LOC133919213 gene encoding isocitrate dehydrogenase [NAD] regulatory subunit 1, mitochondrial-like, with product MARRSTPLLRRLLSPSLPPSPSPSTPLAGAVSRRTVTYMPRPGDGAPRGVTLIPGDGIGPLVTGAVRQVMEAMHAPVYFETYEVHGDMPTVPAEVIESIRRNKVCLKGGLATPVGGGVSSLNVQLRKELDLYASLVNCFNLPGLPTRHDNVDIVVIRENTEGEYSGLEHEVVPGVVESLKVITKFCSERIAKYAFEYAYLNNRKKVTAVHKANIMKLADGLFLESCREVAKKYPGIQYSEIIVDNCCMQLVSKPEQFDVMVTPNLYGNLVSNVAAGIAGGAGVMPGGNAGQDHAVFEQGASAGNVGNEKLVEQKKANPVALLLSSAMMLRHLQFPSFADRLETAVKRVIAEGKYRTKDLGGTSTTQEVTDAVIAKLG